A genomic segment from Phragmites australis chromosome 6, lpPhrAust1.1, whole genome shotgun sequence encodes:
- the LOC133920985 gene encoding AP-1 complex subunit gamma-2-like isoform X1, producing the protein MDTVEKIVEDFASDIAMSPFSSGTRLRDMIRAIRACKTAAEERAVVRRECAAIRAAISENEPELRHRNMAKLMFIHMLGYPTHFGQMECLKLIAAAGFPEKRVGYLGLMLLLDERQEVLMLVTNSLKQDLNHSNQFIVGLALCALGNICSAEMARDLAPEVERLMRSREVNTKKKAALCSIRIVRKVPDLAENFMALATSLLKEKHHGVLISVIQLCTELCKANKDALEYLRKNCIEGLVRILRDVSNSSYAPEYDVAGISDPFLHIRVLKLMRILGQGDADCSEYMNDILAQVATKTESNKNAGNAILYECVQTIMGIEATSGLRVLAINILGRFLLNRDNNIRYVALNMLMRAITVDAQAVQRHRTTILECVKDADASIRKRALELVFLLVNDTNVKPLTKELVDYLDVADPDYKGDLTARICSIVEKFSQEKLWYLDQMFKVLSLAGNHVKDDVWHALIVVLSNASELQGYSVRSLYRALQAYGEQGSLVRVAVWCIGEYGEMLVNNVGMLEGEEPITVTESNAVDAAEVALNRYSADVTTRAMCLVALLKLSSRFPSTSERIKQIVAHNKENIALELQQRSIEFSSIMQRHQSIRSSLLERMPVLDEASYLVKRAATTQATISSEKPAPAVTPGGLKLPNGVAKPTAAPLADLLDLNSDVAPATTAASTTTAPSFFLQDLLGIGGTNSSMAGVPSSASTDILMDLLSIGSSPSQSGPLAPNFSPPGQAETKPVPAIPEAIDLLGSLSSSSSLSAETKPVPAIPQAMDLLDGLSSATSVSGLNNTAHPSITAFQSATLKITFDFKKQPGNPRETTIHATFTNLTSSTLTDFIFQAAVPKFVQLRLDPASGNTVPASGNGSVTQGLNVTNNQHGQKPLAMRIRMSYKVNGEDGLEQGQVSNFPSGL; encoded by the exons ATGGATACTGTCGAGAAGATCGTCGAGGACTTCGCCTCGGACATTGCCATGAGTCCCTTCTCCTCCGGCACGCGCCTCCG GGACATGATACGCGCGATACGCGCGTGCaagacggcggcggaggagcgcgcGGTGGTGCGGCGGGAATGCGCGGCGATACGCGCGGCCATCAGCGAGAACGAGCCGGAGCTCCGGCACCGGAACATGGCCAAGCTCATGTTCATCCACATGCTCGGCTACCCCACCCACTTCGGCCAGATGGAGTGCCTCAAGCTCATCGCCGCCGCGGGGTTCCCGGAGAAGCGGGTCGGCTACCTCGGCCTCATGTTGCTCCTCGACGAGCGGCAGGAGGTGCTCATGCTCGTCACCAACTCCCTCAAACA AGATCTCAACCACTCGAACCAGTTCATCGTGGGTCTTGCGCTGTGTGCGCTTGGGAACATCTGCTCTGCGGAAATGGCGCGGGATCTGGCGCCTGAAGTGGAGAGGTTGATGCGCAGTAGGGAAGTCAATACAAAGAAAAAG GCTGCTTTGTGCTCTATAAGGATTGTAAGAAAAGTCCCAGATTTGGCGGAGAACTTCATGGCCCTTGCCACATCTCTGTTGAAGGAAAAACACCATGGGGTTCTGATATCTGTAATTCAGCTCTGCACAGAACTGTGTAAAGCCAACAAAGATGCGCTGGAGTACCTAAGGAAG AACTGCATTGAAGGTTTGGTCCGGATACTGAGAGATGTATCCAATAGTTCTTATGCTCCTGAGTATGATGTTGCTGGCATTTCGGATCCATTCTTGCATATTCGTGTTCTTAAACTTATGCGCATTTTGGGTCAAGGAGATGCAGATTGCAGTGAATATATGAATGATATTCTTGCTCAG GTTGCAACAAAAACTGAATCAAACAAGAATGCTGGAAATGCCATTCTGTATGAATGTGTTCAGACTATAATGGGCATTGAAGCTACTAGTGGTTTACGTGTGCTGGCAATCAACATTTTGGGCAGATTCTTGTTGAACCGTGATAACAATATAAG ATATGTTGCTCTGAACATGCTTATGAGGGCCATAACAGTAGATGCACAAGCAGTACAGAGGCACAGGACAACAATATTAGAGTGTGTAAAG GACGCCGATGCCTCCATTCGCAAAAGGGCCCTTGAACTTGTCTTTTTGTTAGTCAATGATACGAATGTAAAGCCTTTGACTAAAGAGCTTGTCGATTACTTAGATGTAGCTGATCCAGACTACAAAGGAGATCTCACAGCAAGGATATGCTCAATAGTTGAAAA GTTTTCTCAAGAAAAGTTATGGTACCTTGATCAGATGTTCAAGGTTTTATCCCTG GCAGGAAATCATGTGAAGGATGATGTATGGCATGCTCTTATTGTTGTATTAAGCAATGCATCAGAACTTCAAGGATACTCAGTGAGGTCATTATATAGGGCCTTACAAGCATATGGTGAACAG GGAAGTTTAGTAAGAGTAGCTGTTTGGTGCATTGGTGAATATGGTGAAATGCTGGTAAATAATGTTGGCATGCTGGAAGGGGAGGAACCAATTACG GTAACAGAATCTAATGCCGTGGATGCTGCAGAGGTTGCTCTTAACCGTTACTCTGCAGATGTGACAACTAGAgctatgtgtttggttgctctTTTGAAGCTCTCCTCACGATTTCCTTCGACATCAGA GAGGATAAAACAAATAGTTGCCCATAATAAAGAGAATATTGCTCTTGAACTGCAGCAAAGATCAATTGAATTCAGTTCCATTATGCAGAGACACCAGTCAATCAG ATCGTCTTTGCTTGAACGTATGCCTGTATTGGACGAAGCTAGTTATCTGGTGAAGAGAGCTGCCACTACACAAGCAACTATATCTTCAGAAAAACCTGCACCAGCAGTTACTCCTGGAGGCCTTAAGCTTCCAAATGGTGTAGCAAAACCTACCGCAGCTCCTTTAGCTGATTTGCTTGACTTGAATTCTGATGTTGCACCAGCTACTACCGCTGCTTCTACTACTACAGCACCTAGTTTTTTTCTACAAGACCTTTTGGGTATTGGTGGGACGAATTCATCAATGGCAG GTGTACCTTCGTCTGCAAGCACAGATATTCTGATGGATCTTCTTTCCATTGGATCCTCTCCGTCACAGAGTGGTCCGCTGGCACCAAACTTCAGTCCTCCTGGACAAG CGGAGACTAAACCTGTTCCTGCTATACCTGAGGCTATTGATCTGCTTGGTAGTTTGTCATCAAGTTCATCACTTTCTG CGGAGACTAAACCTGTTCCTGCGATACCTCAAGCTATGGATCTGCTCGATGGTTTGTCATCAGCTACATCCGTTTCTG GACTTAATAATACAGCCCATCCATCAATAACGGCTTTCCAGAGTGCAACCTTGAAGATAACCTTTGATTTCAAAAAGCAGCCTGGAAACCCACGAGAGACTACAATTCATGCCACTTTCACAAATTTGACATCTAGTACTCTTACGGATTTTATTTTTCAGGCTGCTGTTCCAAAG
- the LOC133920985 gene encoding AP-1 complex subunit gamma-2-like isoform X2: MDTVEKIVEDFASDIAMSPFSSGTRLRDMIRAIRACKTAAEERAVVRRECAAIRAAISENEPELRHRNMAKLMFIHMLGYPTHFGQMECLKLIAAAGFPEKRVGYLGLMLLLDERQEVLMLVTNSLKQDLNHSNQFIVGLALCALGNICSAEMARDLAPEVERLMRSREVNTKKKAALCSIRIVRKVPDLAENFMALATSLLKEKHHGVLISVIQLCTELCKANKDALEYLRKNCIEGLVRILRDVSNSSYAPEYDVAGISDPFLHIRVLKLMRILGQGDADCSEYMNDILAQVATKTESNKNAGNAILYECVQTIMGIEATSGLRVLAINILGRFLLNRDNNIRYVALNMLMRAITVDAQAVQRHRTTILECVKDADASIRKRALELVFLLVNDTNVKPLTKELVDYLDVADPDYKGDLTARICSIVEKFSQEKLWYLDQMFKVLSLAGNHVKDDVWHALIVVLSNASELQGYSVRSLYRALQAYGEQGSLVRVAVWCIGEYGEMLVNNVGMLEGEEPITVTESNAVDAAEVALNRYSADVTTRAMCLVALLKLSSRFPSTSERIKQIVAHNKENIALELQQRSIEFSSIMQRHQSIRSSLLERMPVLDEASYLVKRAATTQATISSEKPAPAVTPGGLKLPNGVAKPTAAPLADLLDLNSDVAPATTAASTTTAPSFFLQDLLGIGGTNSSMAGVPSSASTDILMDLLSIGSSPSQSGPLAPNFSPPGQAETKPVPAIPEAIDLLGSLSSSSSLSAETKPVPAIPQAMDLLDGLNNTAHPSITAFQSATLKITFDFKKQPGNPRETTIHATFTNLTSSTLTDFIFQAAVPKFVQLRLDPASGNTVPASGNGSVTQGLNVTNNQHGQKPLAMRIRMSYKVNGEDGLEQGQVSNFPSGL, encoded by the exons ATGGATACTGTCGAGAAGATCGTCGAGGACTTCGCCTCGGACATTGCCATGAGTCCCTTCTCCTCCGGCACGCGCCTCCG GGACATGATACGCGCGATACGCGCGTGCaagacggcggcggaggagcgcgcGGTGGTGCGGCGGGAATGCGCGGCGATACGCGCGGCCATCAGCGAGAACGAGCCGGAGCTCCGGCACCGGAACATGGCCAAGCTCATGTTCATCCACATGCTCGGCTACCCCACCCACTTCGGCCAGATGGAGTGCCTCAAGCTCATCGCCGCCGCGGGGTTCCCGGAGAAGCGGGTCGGCTACCTCGGCCTCATGTTGCTCCTCGACGAGCGGCAGGAGGTGCTCATGCTCGTCACCAACTCCCTCAAACA AGATCTCAACCACTCGAACCAGTTCATCGTGGGTCTTGCGCTGTGTGCGCTTGGGAACATCTGCTCTGCGGAAATGGCGCGGGATCTGGCGCCTGAAGTGGAGAGGTTGATGCGCAGTAGGGAAGTCAATACAAAGAAAAAG GCTGCTTTGTGCTCTATAAGGATTGTAAGAAAAGTCCCAGATTTGGCGGAGAACTTCATGGCCCTTGCCACATCTCTGTTGAAGGAAAAACACCATGGGGTTCTGATATCTGTAATTCAGCTCTGCACAGAACTGTGTAAAGCCAACAAAGATGCGCTGGAGTACCTAAGGAAG AACTGCATTGAAGGTTTGGTCCGGATACTGAGAGATGTATCCAATAGTTCTTATGCTCCTGAGTATGATGTTGCTGGCATTTCGGATCCATTCTTGCATATTCGTGTTCTTAAACTTATGCGCATTTTGGGTCAAGGAGATGCAGATTGCAGTGAATATATGAATGATATTCTTGCTCAG GTTGCAACAAAAACTGAATCAAACAAGAATGCTGGAAATGCCATTCTGTATGAATGTGTTCAGACTATAATGGGCATTGAAGCTACTAGTGGTTTACGTGTGCTGGCAATCAACATTTTGGGCAGATTCTTGTTGAACCGTGATAACAATATAAG ATATGTTGCTCTGAACATGCTTATGAGGGCCATAACAGTAGATGCACAAGCAGTACAGAGGCACAGGACAACAATATTAGAGTGTGTAAAG GACGCCGATGCCTCCATTCGCAAAAGGGCCCTTGAACTTGTCTTTTTGTTAGTCAATGATACGAATGTAAAGCCTTTGACTAAAGAGCTTGTCGATTACTTAGATGTAGCTGATCCAGACTACAAAGGAGATCTCACAGCAAGGATATGCTCAATAGTTGAAAA GTTTTCTCAAGAAAAGTTATGGTACCTTGATCAGATGTTCAAGGTTTTATCCCTG GCAGGAAATCATGTGAAGGATGATGTATGGCATGCTCTTATTGTTGTATTAAGCAATGCATCAGAACTTCAAGGATACTCAGTGAGGTCATTATATAGGGCCTTACAAGCATATGGTGAACAG GGAAGTTTAGTAAGAGTAGCTGTTTGGTGCATTGGTGAATATGGTGAAATGCTGGTAAATAATGTTGGCATGCTGGAAGGGGAGGAACCAATTACG GTAACAGAATCTAATGCCGTGGATGCTGCAGAGGTTGCTCTTAACCGTTACTCTGCAGATGTGACAACTAGAgctatgtgtttggttgctctTTTGAAGCTCTCCTCACGATTTCCTTCGACATCAGA GAGGATAAAACAAATAGTTGCCCATAATAAAGAGAATATTGCTCTTGAACTGCAGCAAAGATCAATTGAATTCAGTTCCATTATGCAGAGACACCAGTCAATCAG ATCGTCTTTGCTTGAACGTATGCCTGTATTGGACGAAGCTAGTTATCTGGTGAAGAGAGCTGCCACTACACAAGCAACTATATCTTCAGAAAAACCTGCACCAGCAGTTACTCCTGGAGGCCTTAAGCTTCCAAATGGTGTAGCAAAACCTACCGCAGCTCCTTTAGCTGATTTGCTTGACTTGAATTCTGATGTTGCACCAGCTACTACCGCTGCTTCTACTACTACAGCACCTAGTTTTTTTCTACAAGACCTTTTGGGTATTGGTGGGACGAATTCATCAATGGCAG GTGTACCTTCGTCTGCAAGCACAGATATTCTGATGGATCTTCTTTCCATTGGATCCTCTCCGTCACAGAGTGGTCCGCTGGCACCAAACTTCAGTCCTCCTGGACAAG CGGAGACTAAACCTGTTCCTGCTATACCTGAGGCTATTGATCTGCTTGGTAGTTTGTCATCAAGTTCATCACTTTCTG CGGAGACTAAACCTGTTCCTGCGATACCTCAAGCTATGGATCTGCTCGATG GACTTAATAATACAGCCCATCCATCAATAACGGCTTTCCAGAGTGCAACCTTGAAGATAACCTTTGATTTCAAAAAGCAGCCTGGAAACCCACGAGAGACTACAATTCATGCCACTTTCACAAATTTGACATCTAGTACTCTTACGGATTTTATTTTTCAGGCTGCTGTTCCAAAG
- the LOC133920985 gene encoding AP-1 complex subunit gamma-2-like isoform X3 — protein MDTVEKIVEDFASDIAMSPFSSGTRLRDMIRAIRACKTAAEERAVVRRECAAIRAAISENEPELRHRNMAKLMFIHMLGYPTHFGQMECLKLIAAAGFPEKRVGYLGLMLLLDERQEVLMLVTNSLKQDLNHSNQFIVGLALCALGNICSAEMARDLAPEVERLMRSREVNTKKKAALCSIRIVRKVPDLAENFMALATSLLKEKHHGVLISVIQLCTELCKANKDALEYLRKNCIEGLVRILRDVSNSSYAPEYDVAGISDPFLHIRVLKLMRILGQGDADCSEYMNDILAQVATKTESNKNAGNAILYECVQTIMGIEATSGLRVLAINILGRFLLNRDNNIRYVALNMLMRAITVDAQAVQRHRTTILECVKDADASIRKRALELVFLLVNDTNVKPLTKELVDYLDVADPDYKGDLTARICSIVEKFSQEKLWYLDQMFKVLSLAGNHVKDDVWHALIVVLSNASELQGYSVRSLYRALQAYGEQGSLVRVAVWCIGEYGEMLVNNVGMLEGEEPITVTESNAVDAAEVALNRSSRFPSTSERIKQIVAHNKENIALELQQRSIEFSSIMQRHQSIRSSLLERMPVLDEASYLVKRAATTQATISSEKPAPAVTPGGLKLPNGVAKPTAAPLADLLDLNSDVAPATTAASTTTAPSFFLQDLLGIGGTNSSMAGVPSSASTDILMDLLSIGSSPSQSGPLAPNFSPPGQAETKPVPAIPEAIDLLGSLSSSSSLSAETKPVPAIPQAMDLLDGLSSATSVSGLNNTAHPSITAFQSATLKITFDFKKQPGNPRETTIHATFTNLTSSTLTDFIFQAAVPKFVQLRLDPASGNTVPASGNGSVTQGLNVTNNQHGQKPLAMRIRMSYKVNGEDGLEQGQVSNFPSGL, from the exons ATGGATACTGTCGAGAAGATCGTCGAGGACTTCGCCTCGGACATTGCCATGAGTCCCTTCTCCTCCGGCACGCGCCTCCG GGACATGATACGCGCGATACGCGCGTGCaagacggcggcggaggagcgcgcGGTGGTGCGGCGGGAATGCGCGGCGATACGCGCGGCCATCAGCGAGAACGAGCCGGAGCTCCGGCACCGGAACATGGCCAAGCTCATGTTCATCCACATGCTCGGCTACCCCACCCACTTCGGCCAGATGGAGTGCCTCAAGCTCATCGCCGCCGCGGGGTTCCCGGAGAAGCGGGTCGGCTACCTCGGCCTCATGTTGCTCCTCGACGAGCGGCAGGAGGTGCTCATGCTCGTCACCAACTCCCTCAAACA AGATCTCAACCACTCGAACCAGTTCATCGTGGGTCTTGCGCTGTGTGCGCTTGGGAACATCTGCTCTGCGGAAATGGCGCGGGATCTGGCGCCTGAAGTGGAGAGGTTGATGCGCAGTAGGGAAGTCAATACAAAGAAAAAG GCTGCTTTGTGCTCTATAAGGATTGTAAGAAAAGTCCCAGATTTGGCGGAGAACTTCATGGCCCTTGCCACATCTCTGTTGAAGGAAAAACACCATGGGGTTCTGATATCTGTAATTCAGCTCTGCACAGAACTGTGTAAAGCCAACAAAGATGCGCTGGAGTACCTAAGGAAG AACTGCATTGAAGGTTTGGTCCGGATACTGAGAGATGTATCCAATAGTTCTTATGCTCCTGAGTATGATGTTGCTGGCATTTCGGATCCATTCTTGCATATTCGTGTTCTTAAACTTATGCGCATTTTGGGTCAAGGAGATGCAGATTGCAGTGAATATATGAATGATATTCTTGCTCAG GTTGCAACAAAAACTGAATCAAACAAGAATGCTGGAAATGCCATTCTGTATGAATGTGTTCAGACTATAATGGGCATTGAAGCTACTAGTGGTTTACGTGTGCTGGCAATCAACATTTTGGGCAGATTCTTGTTGAACCGTGATAACAATATAAG ATATGTTGCTCTGAACATGCTTATGAGGGCCATAACAGTAGATGCACAAGCAGTACAGAGGCACAGGACAACAATATTAGAGTGTGTAAAG GACGCCGATGCCTCCATTCGCAAAAGGGCCCTTGAACTTGTCTTTTTGTTAGTCAATGATACGAATGTAAAGCCTTTGACTAAAGAGCTTGTCGATTACTTAGATGTAGCTGATCCAGACTACAAAGGAGATCTCACAGCAAGGATATGCTCAATAGTTGAAAA GTTTTCTCAAGAAAAGTTATGGTACCTTGATCAGATGTTCAAGGTTTTATCCCTG GCAGGAAATCATGTGAAGGATGATGTATGGCATGCTCTTATTGTTGTATTAAGCAATGCATCAGAACTTCAAGGATACTCAGTGAGGTCATTATATAGGGCCTTACAAGCATATGGTGAACAG GGAAGTTTAGTAAGAGTAGCTGTTTGGTGCATTGGTGAATATGGTGAAATGCTGGTAAATAATGTTGGCATGCTGGAAGGGGAGGAACCAATTACG GTAACAGAATCTAATGCCGTGGATGCTGCAGAGGTTGCTCTTAACCGT TCCTCACGATTTCCTTCGACATCAGA GAGGATAAAACAAATAGTTGCCCATAATAAAGAGAATATTGCTCTTGAACTGCAGCAAAGATCAATTGAATTCAGTTCCATTATGCAGAGACACCAGTCAATCAG ATCGTCTTTGCTTGAACGTATGCCTGTATTGGACGAAGCTAGTTATCTGGTGAAGAGAGCTGCCACTACACAAGCAACTATATCTTCAGAAAAACCTGCACCAGCAGTTACTCCTGGAGGCCTTAAGCTTCCAAATGGTGTAGCAAAACCTACCGCAGCTCCTTTAGCTGATTTGCTTGACTTGAATTCTGATGTTGCACCAGCTACTACCGCTGCTTCTACTACTACAGCACCTAGTTTTTTTCTACAAGACCTTTTGGGTATTGGTGGGACGAATTCATCAATGGCAG GTGTACCTTCGTCTGCAAGCACAGATATTCTGATGGATCTTCTTTCCATTGGATCCTCTCCGTCACAGAGTGGTCCGCTGGCACCAAACTTCAGTCCTCCTGGACAAG CGGAGACTAAACCTGTTCCTGCTATACCTGAGGCTATTGATCTGCTTGGTAGTTTGTCATCAAGTTCATCACTTTCTG CGGAGACTAAACCTGTTCCTGCGATACCTCAAGCTATGGATCTGCTCGATGGTTTGTCATCAGCTACATCCGTTTCTG GACTTAATAATACAGCCCATCCATCAATAACGGCTTTCCAGAGTGCAACCTTGAAGATAACCTTTGATTTCAAAAAGCAGCCTGGAAACCCACGAGAGACTACAATTCATGCCACTTTCACAAATTTGACATCTAGTACTCTTACGGATTTTATTTTTCAGGCTGCTGTTCCAAAG